Within the Gloeobacter kilaueensis JS1 genome, the region GACTTTCCAGGTCGAGGGCAATCACGACTTTGCCGATGTGGTTGGCCTTGCGCATGTGGCGGAAGGCAGCCACGACATCGGTGTGGGAGAAGATCTGGTACGGAAGCGGTTGCAATTGCTGGCTGGAGAACAATTCCATGACTTCGGCAAACAGGGCGGCGAAGCGCTCCGGCGGCAACTGCTGCAGGTCGATGGCAAAAAAGGACAGGTTGTTGCGAAAAGGATAGAGGTCGATCTGGGTGTGGTCGTAGATGTCGCGACGACCAATCTCCAGAAAGCGGCCAAAGGGAGCGAGCACGTTCAAGCTGGCGCTCAGGAACTCCCCTGCCAGCGAGTTGAGCACCAGGTCCACGCCCCGGCCAGCGGTCGCCGCCATCACTTCCTCCACGAAAGCCAAGGAGCGCGAATCCATCACACAGTCGATGCCCAGGGAGGCGAGGTAGGCGCGCTTTTCCGGTTTACCGGCGGTGGCGAATACCCTTGCCCCGGCCCGCTGACTGAGTTGCAGGGCAGCGAGGCCGCAACCGCCGGTAGCAGCGTGGATGAGAATGCTCTCGCCGGGGCCGATCCGCCCGAGGTGGTGCAGGGCGTAGTAGGCGGTGAGAAAAGTGCCGGGAATCGTCACTGCTTCGGCGAAGTTCAAGTGGGCCGGTTTCGGGGCGACCAGAAAGCGGGGCAGCGTCACCCGTGAAGCGAAGCCGCCGGGGGCAAAGGCCACCACCGCGTCCCCCACCGCCAGATCCGTTACGCCCTCGCCCACCGCCACGATTCGCCCGGCGGCGTCG harbors:
- a CDS encoding zinc-binding dehydrogenase gives rise to the protein MKSPPATGTPPFRLEMPEPGVLDDLVFRPAPHQPPGPGEVEIAVAAVGLNFREVLKALGLYPEGAGFLSYRDGNGKLTFDGDAAGRIVAVGEGVTDLAVGDAVVAFAPGGFASRVTLPRFLVAPKPAHLNFAEAVTIPGTFLTAYYALHHLGRIGPGESILIHAATGGCGLAALQLSQRAGARVFATAGKPEKRAYLASLGIDCVMDSRSLAFVEEVMAATAGRGVDLVLNSLAGEFLSASLNVLAPFGRFLEIGRRDIYDHTQIDLYPFRNNLSFFAIDLQQLPPERFAALFAEVMELFSSQQLQPLPYQIFSHTDVVAAFRHMRKANHIGKVVIALDLESQSP